A section of the Virgibacillus sp. NKC19-3 genome encodes:
- a CDS encoding N-acyl homoserine lactonase family protein: protein MKVHILHTGKVLIDRALAYKEWSAHPAPYTGWLRGKKKKMWVPVSSYLIEHPKGLILVDTGWHEEMRLNQRKHLGKFTYSMFKGELLEGESIAEQLHCLGVKSEDLDFVILSHLHSDHVSGLRHVQDAKKILTSEIEWKAAQRKIGYIKSMWDNISIDTFKLMDIPYGPYKKGYDLFGDKTLYLVYTPGHSDGMVSILVKMKNGWLVLASDVGYSEKSWREMILPGITTNRKEAYHSLKWLKAFSAERDCIGVVANHDSKIKSTIIE, encoded by the coding sequence GTGAAAGTACATATATTGCATACGGGTAAAGTTCTTATTGATCGTGCTTTAGCTTATAAAGAATGGAGTGCTCATCCAGCTCCATATACAGGTTGGTTGAGGGGAAAAAAGAAGAAAATGTGGGTACCTGTGTCCTCTTATTTGATTGAGCATCCAAAAGGTTTAATTTTGGTGGATACAGGTTGGCATGAAGAAATGAGATTGAATCAACGAAAACATCTGGGGAAATTTACTTATTCTATGTTTAAAGGAGAACTTCTGGAAGGCGAATCAATAGCTGAACAGCTTCATTGTTTAGGAGTTAAAAGTGAGGATTTAGACTTTGTTATTCTATCGCACTTGCATTCCGATCATGTTAGTGGCTTAAGGCATGTACAGGATGCCAAGAAAATTCTTACTAGTGAAATTGAATGGAAGGCTGCTCAAAGAAAGATAGGTTACATAAAATCCATGTGGGATAATATTTCAATTGACACTTTTAAACTAATGGATATACCATATGGGCCTTATAAAAAAGGATATGATTTATTTGGTGACAAAACGTTATATTTAGTTTATACACCTGGCCATAGTGACGGGATGGTTTCTATTTTAGTTAAAATGAAGAATGGGTGGCTAGTTTTAGCGAGCGATGTGGGTTATTCAGAAAAATCTTGGAGGGAAATGATATTACCAGGAATAACAACAAATAGAAAGGAGGCCTACCATTCTTTGAAGTGGTTGAAAGCTTTTTCGGCTGAAAGAGACTGCATTGGGGTCGTTGCAAATCATGATTCAAAAATAAAATCTACAATTATAGAATAA
- a CDS encoding MarR family winged helix-turn-helix transcriptional regulator: MEKNLKEAEKFRYLILAVQRQGNKLFKEYLKEIGVTPSQAEVISILKNKENMTLKDLGRLLICEEGSPSRLVERMVKDQLIERVRDENDSRFIRLVLTSLGHEKYSLIIKAEANMYTLLQQIYTKDELQVSNQILSKLLIDTPFEQKFEERGYNINE; the protein is encoded by the coding sequence ATGGAAAAAAACTTAAAAGAGGCTGAAAAATTCAGATATCTCATCTTAGCAGTACAGAGACAAGGAAACAAACTTTTCAAGGAGTACCTCAAAGAAATAGGAGTTACACCTTCTCAGGCGGAAGTAATAAGTATCTTAAAAAATAAAGAAAATATGACTCTAAAGGATTTAGGCAGATTGTTAATATGTGAGGAAGGAAGCCCTTCAAGATTAGTTGAGAGAATGGTCAAAGATCAACTCATAGAACGAGTTAGAGATGAAAATGATTCTCGCTTTATTAGACTAGTACTTACATCTTTAGGGCATGAAAAATATTCGTTGATCATTAAGGCGGAAGCTAATATGTATACGCTGCTTCAGCAGATTTATACAAAAGATGAATTGCAGGTATCAAACCAAATTTTGAGTAAATTATTAATAGATACTCCATTTGAACAGAAATTTGAAGAACGGGGCTATAATATAAATGAGTGA
- a CDS encoding prenyltransferase: MIPAQPVITRKSILTLLRLVAVVFSSIAAILSTVLPLLFYTNLSAGAVVAVASILFMGAVCIHGMLTHTLNDIADYQSGTDQYSPGILSGGSGVLKTGTMSVRMLKQLGIWMTAVLFIIALLFAFLGLAEFAVLTFVGIWGAISYSIKPFQFAYYPFVGEWLSLFPTMLALGIAAPWILLGQVPIWAWQNALINAIWCMAWVMVHHIPDRHADRNAVPVKQTTVVWTENKFGAKGVKLPAMVYFIFVGLLLFWMVWTRPVGAMGAGVFLFYAIYLVIKMDMDDVENVTDHEKKLLFLAFGTAIWLGVLV; this comes from the coding sequence ATGATACCAGCGCAACCAGTGATAACCCGGAAAAGCATTCTTACGTTATTACGTCTTGTTGCTGTTGTGTTTTCTAGTATAGCAGCCATTTTATCGACCGTATTGCCGCTTTTATTTTATACGAATTTGTCAGCAGGTGCTGTGGTGGCTGTTGCTTCTATATTATTCATGGGTGCTGTGTGTATTCATGGCATGCTGACCCATACCTTGAATGATATTGCTGATTATCAATCGGGAACAGACCAATATAGTCCCGGTATTCTTTCGGGAGGAAGCGGCGTATTAAAGACAGGTACAATGTCAGTAAGGATGTTGAAGCAATTAGGTATTTGGATGACGGCTGTCTTATTTATCATCGCTTTATTATTTGCTTTTCTCGGACTTGCAGAATTTGCTGTATTAACCTTTGTTGGAATCTGGGGAGCGATATCGTACTCGATAAAGCCATTCCAATTCGCTTACTATCCGTTTGTGGGGGAGTGGCTCAGTTTATTTCCAACGATGCTGGCACTCGGGATTGCTGCCCCCTGGATTTTGCTTGGACAAGTACCCATTTGGGCATGGCAAAATGCACTTATTAACGCAATTTGGTGTATGGCCTGGGTAATGGTTCATCATATTCCAGATCGACATGCGGATCGAAACGCAGTGCCCGTAAAGCAAACGACCGTTGTGTGGACAGAGAATAAGTTTGGAGCAAAAGGCGTTAAACTACCTGCCATGGTTTATTTTATCTTTGTTGGTTTGCTGCTTTTTTGGATGGTTTGGACGCGTCCGGTTGGAGCAATGGGAGCCGGGGTTTTCTTGTTTTATGCAATTTATCTCGTTATCAAAATGGATATGGACGATGTGGAGAATGTAACAGATCATGAGAAAAAGTTGCTCTTTCTGGCTTTTGGGACAGCTATATGGCTGGGGGTTCTTGTTTAA
- a CDS encoding VOC family protein: MSMLESVDTVCLGVSNIMKAKQWYSEKLGLKVVFQEHNYAVLSLGDSSIPLTIEEKEVVSNNAIYPIFYTSNIEETHQNLSEKGVKLTEIVSEGSNTFFDVFDLDGNKMQVCFY; this comes from the coding sequence ATGAGTATGTTGGAAAGTGTTGACACGGTTTGCCTTGGTGTGAGTAATATTATGAAAGCTAAACAATGGTATAGTGAAAAGCTTGGCTTAAAAGTTGTTTTTCAGGAACATAATTACGCAGTTTTGAGCTTGGGTGATTCGAGTATTCCTTTGACCATTGAAGAAAAAGAAGTAGTATCTAACAATGCAATATATCCAATTTTTTATACATCAAATATTGAGGAAACGCATCAGAACTTATCTGAAAAAGGGGTAAAATTGACGGAGATTGTTAGCGAGGGATCAAATACATTTTTCGATGTTTTTGATCTTGATGGGAATAAAATGCAAGTTTGCTTTTATTGA
- a CDS encoding DUF1295 domain-containing protein, translating to MYGLTGQYWSQRITIVASECIFLVFVYWFLFLNGNEIFHLPGGNLHRKILLFGFCLVIFVRMSFMVLYLLKRGVTWKETVTVSLAFALYYIGFSMLGAVRNIPLDWLDGIAVFLFLAGSVINTLAELLRDQWKKDEQHKGKLYTGGLFKYAVHINYFGDVVWVIGFALLTRNLWSGIIPIFLIIMFVFFNIPEHDRYLRDKYGEAFKEYEKKTKKLIPFIY from the coding sequence ATGTATGGACTGACTGGTCAATATTGGTCGCAAAGGATAACGATTGTGGCAAGCGAGTGTATTTTTCTTGTATTTGTGTATTGGTTTTTATTTCTGAACGGGAATGAAATCTTTCATTTGCCGGGTGGGAATCTTCACCGAAAGATATTGTTGTTCGGTTTTTGTCTGGTTATCTTTGTCCGCATGAGTTTTATGGTCCTTTATTTATTGAAAAGGGGGGTAACCTGGAAGGAAACTGTCACAGTTTCTTTGGCATTTGCGTTATATTATATTGGATTTTCGATGCTGGGTGCTGTCCGGAATATTCCGTTGGATTGGCTAGATGGAATCGCTGTTTTCCTATTTTTGGCGGGATCAGTGATTAATACATTGGCTGAACTATTGCGAGATCAATGGAAAAAAGACGAGCAACATAAGGGTAAGCTCTACACCGGGGGCTTATTCAAGTATGCGGTTCACATCAATTATTTCGGGGATGTGGTCTGGGTGATTGGTTTTGCCTTGTTAACGAGAAATTTATGGTCCGGGATAATACCCATATTTCTGATTATAATGTTTGTTTTTTTTAATATTCCCGAACATGATCGGTATTTAAGGGACAAGTACGGGGAGGCATTCAAGGAATATGAGAAGAAGACAAAGAAATTGATTCCTTTTATTTATTGA
- a CDS encoding transposase — MPPGYQFSLASSGYAAPDHATISRFKQKYLTDTVMEQLFFQQVVWLYEQKAITRETFYIDGTKIEAYANRYSFVWKKAITKHEAKMYAKWQALLEQINTTYCQLFTSPYEDYHLKKFRTRGTNNVKNELLILAFGYNLNKIHTKIQADRLNLYYHPLKTA, encoded by the coding sequence TTGCCGCCGGGATATCAATTTTCGTTGGCTTCTTCAGGGTATGCAGCACCTGACCATGCGACCATCAGTCGATTCAAGCAAAAATATCTGACCGATACCGTGATGGAACAGCTCTTCTTCCAACAAGTCGTGTGGCTCTACGAACAAAAAGCCATTACCAGAGAAACATTCTATATCGATGGCACAAAAATCGAAGCGTATGCCAATCGGTATTCTTTCGTATGGAAAAAGGCAATCACCAAACATGAAGCTAAGATGTACGCCAAATGGCAAGCCCTTCTGGAACAGATCAATACGACGTACTGTCAGCTCTTCACAAGTCCCTATGAAGATTATCATCTGAAGAAGTTTCGTACACGAGGAACAAACAACGTGAAAAACGAGCTTTTGATTCTGGCATTTGGTTATAATCTTAATAAAATACATACGAAAATCCAAGCTGATCGCCTAAACCTCTATTATCATCCATTAAAGACAGCTTAA
- a CDS encoding transposase, whose product MTNKTIIQPQYTQTAANYQLYLPMDVEEMIPMDDSVRLHCLLCERMDYRELLQAYASKGRKPAVDPVILFKVITYAASQKIYSSREIEKACRRDINFRWLLQGMQHLTMRPSVDSSKNI is encoded by the coding sequence ATGACTAATAAAACAATAATACAACCCCAGTATACGCAAACTGCAGCAAATTATCAATTATATTTACCGATGGATGTAGAAGAAATGATTCCAATGGATGATTCGGTCCGACTCCACTGCCTCTTATGTGAAAGGATGGATTATAGAGAACTATTACAGGCATACGCTTCCAAAGGGAGAAAACCGGCAGTTGATCCAGTCATTCTATTTAAGGTCATCACCTACGCAGCTTCGCAAAAAATCTATTCTTCCCGGGAGATCGAAAAAGCTTGCCGCCGGGATATCAATTTTCGTTGGCTTCTTCAGGGTATGCAGCACCTGACCATGCGACCATCAGTCGATTCAAGCAAAAATATCTGA
- a CDS encoding TetR/AcrR family transcriptional regulator yields the protein MTKSQKKEDIMNTAETLFYQHGFHAIGVKNMLEQAGVATMTMYYHFKSKEDLIQEILKQREKQYFQMLEATVDMDHGVNLYVESLMTGHLDWIEMDGSNGCLFLRAKQEYEGINEEIASLSREHKKRLLTKIENDLELLHGPEPLSMQISMILEGLTSMAQILELDKVKNTAFDLAKRIQLPNNV from the coding sequence ATGACAAAATCACAGAAGAAAGAAGATATCATGAACACAGCTGAAACGTTATTTTATCAACATGGTTTTCACGCTATTGGTGTAAAAAATATGTTGGAGCAAGCGGGAGTAGCAACAATGACCATGTACTATCATTTCAAATCGAAGGAAGATCTAATCCAAGAAATATTAAAGCAAAGAGAAAAACAATATTTTCAAATGTTGGAAGCTACAGTTGATATGGATCATGGCGTCAATCTATACGTAGAATCGTTAATGACAGGACACCTTGATTGGATAGAAATGGATGGTTCCAATGGTTGTTTATTCTTAAGGGCGAAGCAGGAATACGAAGGTATAAACGAAGAAATTGCCTCTCTAAGTAGAGAACATAAGAAAAGACTTTTAACTAAAATAGAAAATGATCTGGAGCTTCTTCATGGTCCTGAACCTCTTAGTATGCAAATATCTATGATACTAGAGGGATTAACATCGATGGCCCAAATACTTGAGTTAGATAAGGTGAAAAATACGGCGTTTGATTTAGCGAAACGTATCCAGCTTCCGAATAATGTATAG
- a CDS encoding MFS transporter codes for MNTKKLIAAGLPMIAVTYGLSRFSYGLMLPYINETIHMNQTTSGFISSLSYIAYCIAIILAMTLSNKVSPRSILVVAGLSSIIGLGTISISSTPVVLGLGIFLAGMSTGFSSPPYANIVSTSVEARLQNQANSWINSGTSIGTAFTGAIAIIMTDSWRETYLTFMIIAILVLIINYKVLPKHQTLEKKVTAGYSKEEWRHSIQLIVASLLIGISCSAYWTFSKDFMLNLDSVPTYLGEGFWVIIGVSGLLGGTAGVFINKFGLKRAYRISIIALSTASLILGIYPDNHIMGFLSPVLFGSSYIFMTGVLIVWGISVFKTNPSFGLGVPFLILALGQAIGSIFSGVIADILGYDVLFVGSSIIGYITLLFKQKSRLQ; via the coding sequence ATGAATACAAAAAAGTTAATTGCAGCTGGTTTGCCAATGATTGCCGTAACGTATGGCTTGTCTCGTTTTAGTTACGGTTTAATGCTTCCATATATAAACGAAACCATTCATATGAATCAAACCACTAGTGGTTTCATATCATCTTTATCATACATTGCTTACTGTATAGCAATAATATTAGCCATGACCTTGTCTAATAAAGTTTCTCCAAGATCTATTCTAGTGGTAGCTGGATTATCATCGATTATTGGTTTGGGTACTATCTCCATTTCCTCTACTCCGGTAGTACTAGGTTTAGGTATATTTCTGGCGGGGATGAGTACAGGATTCTCATCCCCGCCATATGCTAATATTGTTAGCACTAGCGTAGAAGCAAGGTTACAAAACCAGGCGAATTCATGGATTAATTCAGGTACAAGCATTGGAACAGCTTTTACTGGTGCAATTGCTATCATAATGACTGATAGCTGGCGGGAAACGTATCTGACATTTATGATCATTGCTATTTTGGTACTCATTATTAATTATAAAGTACTTCCGAAACATCAAACGTTAGAAAAGAAAGTAACGGCGGGTTACTCGAAAGAGGAATGGAGACACTCTATTCAATTAATTGTTGCATCTTTATTGATAGGAATATCTTGTTCTGCCTATTGGACATTCTCAAAAGACTTTATGCTAAATTTAGATAGTGTTCCCACATACTTAGGAGAAGGCTTTTGGGTCATTATTGGTGTTTCAGGTTTACTAGGAGGAACTGCCGGTGTATTTATCAATAAATTTGGTTTAAAGCGTGCGTACAGGATTTCTATAATAGCACTGTCAACCGCTTCTCTTATTCTAGGAATTTACCCTGATAACCATATAATGGGATTCCTTTCCCCAGTTCTTTTTGGAAGTTCTTATATTTTCATGACAGGGGTCTTAATCGTATGGGGGATTTCCGTGTTTAAAACGAACCCATCATTCGGACTAGGTGTACCGTTCTTAATACTTGCACTAGGTCAAGCAATAGGTTCCATATTTTCGGGGGTAATCGCTGACATCCTAGGGTACGATGTTCTTTTTGTTGGTTCTTCTATCATTGGGTATATAACGTTACTATTTAAACAGAAATCCAGGCTACAATGA
- a CDS encoding DMT family transporter: protein MSDKNKGILLLLLSAFGFALMAMFVKLSGDIPTTQKTLFRNGVSMFIALGFVIYHKERLFGQKKNQKYLMLRSALGMTGVLLNFYAIDHLVLSDADMLNKMSPFITIIFAAIFLKEYVMRFQVVAVIIAFLGTLFIIKPVFNLDTIPYVAGILSAVFAGGAYTVLRVLGNKEQFYTVVFYFSAFSTVILLPFVILFYEPMTAQQWIYLLAAGVFATVGQFGITVAYKFAPAKEISIFFYSTVVYSGIISILLFGQIPDFWSILGYLAIFGASFYMFLRNNRDLREVEE, encoded by the coding sequence ATGAGTGACAAAAACAAAGGGATATTGCTGTTATTATTATCTGCATTCGGATTTGCCTTAATGGCTATGTTCGTGAAGCTCTCAGGCGATATACCTACCACACAAAAAACCTTATTTCGCAATGGTGTATCGATGTTTATTGCGTTAGGATTTGTTATATATCATAAGGAACGACTTTTCGGTCAAAAGAAAAACCAAAAATATTTGATGCTTCGTTCCGCCCTGGGAATGACAGGCGTATTGCTGAATTTCTATGCGATTGATCACCTTGTTCTTTCCGATGCAGATATGTTGAATAAAATGAGCCCATTTATCACCATCATTTTTGCTGCCATTTTCCTAAAAGAGTACGTGATGCGGTTTCAGGTAGTTGCAGTAATTATCGCGTTTCTCGGAACGTTATTTATTATCAAACCGGTCTTCAACCTGGATACAATTCCATATGTAGCCGGGATTTTATCTGCTGTGTTTGCAGGGGGCGCTTATACGGTATTACGTGTCCTTGGAAATAAAGAACAGTTTTATACGGTTGTATTTTACTTCTCCGCATTTTCCACTGTCATTTTATTACCATTTGTCATCCTGTTTTACGAGCCGATGACAGCACAGCAATGGATTTATCTACTCGCTGCAGGGGTGTTTGCAACAGTTGGGCAGTTTGGCATTACGGTTGCCTATAAATTTGCGCCAGCCAAAGAAATATCTATCTTTTTCTACTCTACCGTTGTGTACTCTGGTATTATCAGTATCCTGCTATTTGGACAAATCCCTGATTTCTGGAGTATTCTCGGGTATCTAGCCATATTCGGTGCATCATTTTATATGTTCTTAAGAAACAATCGAGATTTGAGGGAAGTGGAGGAATAA
- a CDS encoding helix-turn-helix domain-containing protein has protein sequence MLYEGIINRTINYIEEHLHESLMMDDIAEQAGFSKFHFHRIFRTAVGMSITEYIRMRRLANASTALLYTDERILDIAFYYHFESQEAFTRAFKKYYHLPPGQYRRLMSGMLKNKEESNMEKQVKGWFLSGSDPFNYEMGVDHKIVHQGKASGYLKSKTVLDDTNFATMMQQFKANRFLGKRIRLSCFLKTKDVKAFSSMWMRVDNAYGDVLQFDNMSNRPITGDMNWNQYSIVLDVPADSSIIAFGIILSGQGHVWVDQFTFEEVDKNVETTHLEMQSELLDEPINLSFDEDI, from the coding sequence ATTCTATATGAAGGGATCATTAATAGAACGATAAACTACATTGAAGAACATTTGCATGAATCACTAATGATGGATGATATAGCGGAGCAAGCAGGCTTTTCTAAATTTCATTTCCATCGGATTTTCCGTACAGCAGTTGGGATGTCCATCACGGAGTATATACGAATGAGACGGTTGGCAAATGCTTCAACAGCTTTACTCTACACGGATGAACGGATTCTTGATATTGCATTTTATTATCATTTTGAGTCTCAAGAGGCGTTTACAAGAGCCTTTAAAAAGTATTACCATTTGCCACCTGGACAATATCGAAGGCTCATGTCAGGTATGCTAAAAAATAAGGAGGAGTCTAACATGGAGAAACAAGTAAAAGGTTGGTTTTTAAGTGGTTCCGATCCATTTAATTATGAAATGGGAGTGGATCACAAGATTGTTCATCAGGGGAAAGCATCCGGTTATTTAAAATCGAAAACAGTACTTGATGATACCAATTTCGCCACAATGATGCAGCAATTTAAAGCGAATCGTTTTTTAGGGAAGAGGATTCGACTTTCTTGTTTTTTAAAAACGAAAGATGTGAAGGCTTTTAGTAGTATGTGGATGAGAGTTGATAATGCTTATGGAGATGTATTGCAATTTGACAATATGAGTAATCGTCCGATAACAGGGGATATGAACTGGAACCAATACTCCATTGTTTTGGATGTTCCTGCAGATAGTTCCATTATCGCATTTGGAATTATTTTGTCTGGACAAGGTCATGTTTGGGTGGATCAGTTCACCTTTGAAGAAGTGGATAAAAATGTGGAAACGACTCATTTAGAGATGCAATCGGAATTATTAGATGAGCCAATAAATTTATCCTTTGATGAAGACATTTAG
- a CDS encoding sensor histidine kinase has product MNLRNRIAFYFVSRLFWLFIIWGLLIGLSIILFHFFIGNDQQGNSQLSMNNIVEHTVVKNQELSVNTEIKEDLQHNHMWLQVLDEDGYETFAFNKPETVQDHYAPGELVADYIYPANKEYELSTWYDTVNNQELTWVLGKPITNHNPFLYWANNLWMLSIIAIGIIIALFFGKQLSAPILYMVSWVENLSKEKYEKPSYHSKRRRQSKAEYKTFQELTQALSRLTSTLKRNQVEREMLEETREEWMTGVSHDLKTPLSTIKGYTAILASDAYDWKQEEVRHFANTMEERVAYMEQLIEDFSLTFQLKNDAIPLQLEKGNVVDVIQNLLKQLQGLPEARNNRISFETNSEQISLHMDTKYLKRAFENLIANSMKHNPPETSIAIKLYEDHSGKIHIVIEDDGIGMDQETVDHLFDRYFRGTNNASDTSGTGLGMAIARQIIFAHGGDIVIKSKPHLGTQCHIIFPNDFQEDSIS; this is encoded by the coding sequence GTGAACCTAAGAAATCGAATCGCATTTTACTTTGTATCACGACTCTTCTGGCTATTTATTATTTGGGGATTACTAATTGGGCTAAGCATTATTTTATTTCATTTCTTTATTGGAAATGACCAACAGGGAAACTCACAATTATCAATGAATAACATTGTTGAACATACGGTAGTTAAGAACCAAGAGCTTTCTGTTAATACCGAAATCAAAGAGGATTTACAACATAATCATATGTGGTTACAGGTGTTGGATGAAGATGGCTATGAAACCTTTGCCTTTAACAAACCAGAAACAGTACAAGACCACTATGCCCCCGGAGAATTGGTAGCTGATTACATCTATCCAGCGAATAAAGAATATGAGTTATCAACATGGTATGATACGGTAAATAATCAAGAACTAACGTGGGTATTAGGAAAACCGATAACGAACCATAATCCATTTCTTTATTGGGCAAATAATCTTTGGATGCTTTCCATCATTGCAATAGGGATTATCATTGCCTTATTCTTCGGCAAACAATTAAGCGCGCCTATACTATATATGGTATCTTGGGTTGAAAACTTATCAAAAGAAAAATACGAAAAACCATCTTACCATTCCAAAAGACGTCGTCAAAGTAAAGCCGAATATAAAACATTTCAAGAACTTACGCAAGCTCTTTCTAGACTGACTTCAACCCTTAAAAGAAACCAAGTAGAAAGAGAAATGTTGGAGGAAACCAGAGAGGAGTGGATGACAGGCGTTTCCCATGATTTAAAGACGCCCTTATCTACCATTAAGGGATATACGGCTATCTTAGCTTCAGACGCGTATGATTGGAAGCAAGAGGAAGTACGTCATTTTGCTAATACGATGGAAGAGCGTGTGGCGTATATGGAACAATTGATTGAGGATTTCAGCTTAACGTTTCAATTAAAAAACGACGCTATTCCATTACAACTTGAAAAAGGGAATGTGGTAGATGTTATCCAAAATCTCTTGAAACAACTCCAGGGTCTGCCAGAGGCAAGAAACAATAGGATATCATTTGAAACAAACAGCGAACAAATATCCCTCCATATGGATACGAAATATCTCAAACGTGCCTTTGAAAATTTGATTGCAAATAGTATGAAACATAATCCACCTGAAACTAGCATAGCAATCAAACTGTATGAAGACCATTCCGGAAAAATCCACATTGTGATCGAGGATGACGGTATCGGCATGGACCAAGAAACGGTGGATCACTTATTTGATCGATATTTCCGAGGGACAAATAACGCTTCCGATACTTCTGGAACTGGCTTAGGAATGGCCATTGCAAGACAAATCATTTTCGCTCACGGTGGTGATATTGTAATAAAAAGCAAACCACATTTAGGAACACAATGCCATATCATTTTTCCGAATGATTTTCAGGAAGATAGTATTTCATAA
- a CDS encoding response regulator transcription factor has translation MNNKIKERTILIIDDDTYILDLLTTVFEKEEFQHIKKASTGEEAYFQVKQNNPHIILLDVMLPDIDGFTLCSQIRSYTSVPILFLTAKTTDLDKLQGFSFGGDDYITKPFNPLEVVARVKAQLKRSMQSNLDPSLQPVYDYGHFKVDSNTGKLTVKDEQVECPLLELKLLLYFCKHPNQLLSKHQIYRDVWEEYYGGDNTVMVHVRRLREKIEDDPSKPQWIKTVRGLGYMFEVDKKEDSL, from the coding sequence GTGAATAACAAAATCAAAGAACGTACGATCCTGATTATTGATGACGATACGTATATTTTGGATTTATTAACAACCGTCTTTGAAAAAGAAGAATTTCAACATATAAAGAAGGCCAGCACCGGAGAAGAGGCATACTTTCAAGTTAAACAGAATAACCCGCATATTATTTTGTTGGATGTGATGTTACCTGATATTGATGGGTTTACGCTTTGTAGCCAAATTCGTTCTTATACATCAGTCCCTATTTTATTTCTTACAGCGAAAACAACAGATTTAGATAAGTTACAAGGGTTTAGTTTCGGAGGGGATGACTATATCACCAAACCATTTAACCCTTTAGAAGTTGTAGCACGTGTGAAGGCCCAATTAAAACGCTCGATGCAATCAAACCTGGATCCATCCCTTCAACCTGTGTATGATTATGGACATTTTAAAGTAGATTCAAATACAGGCAAATTAACTGTGAAGGATGAACAAGTGGAATGCCCGCTTCTGGAACTCAAATTATTGCTTTACTTTTGTAAACATCCTAACCAACTTCTCAGTAAACACCAGATCTATCGAGATGTATGGGAAGAATACTATGGTGGGGATAATACGGTAATGGTTCATGTCCGACGATTACGCGAAAAAATAGAGGATGACCCAAGTAAGCCACAATGGATTAAAACAGTCAGAGGACTCGGATATATGTTTGAAGTGGATAAAAAAGAGGATTCATTGTGA